The DNA region aaaacaaacaaacgaaaaagtaTTAGTAGCCATAGCCTCCAAGACCGAGGGgcatgggggaggaggaggaggaggaggaggaggaggaggaggaggaggaggaggaggaggaggaggaggaggaggaggaggaggaggaggaccaagcAGAGAAACAGTCCAATAGTCCCAAGGTACCATGATGCCCCCTGCCTATGACCAATCACAGTACTTACTCGTTTCTTTTAATGCACTTTACCGATATAATGGAAGATGGCGACCTGGATCATTGGCAACGGTACTTCTGTGATTTTGCAAGGCATTGTCTCATCCCCTTTCTACACTGAGAATTTAAAGTTATGGATAAGTAAGCTATTCAAATGTACCGAGAGGCCCCAAGTCAAAACAGAAATTCGAAAACACTTTAGTGACCAATGGCTCAACTATAACTGACTGCCCCCAAAGCACACAGCCTCTGCCAAGCAACACCAAGACGAGGGTATACAGtttcctattttatttcatttctctatTCATGAGGTATTGAGGCTTAGAACTCCTTCAGGTATTCAAGAGGCCAACCGGATCAGGTTCTGCTCACAGCAGAGGTCATGAATGCAGTAGAGGAAAGAAGCCAAAACATAATGTTTCGAAGGCAGAGAAATCTCTGCCATTAAAGTGAGTGTCAACCAGTATCCTGCAAATATCCTTCAGGAGGTCAAGAAGAACAGGGAAGGTAGATTGGTACTCAGGGGATCTGGTAAAAGTGCAGTTTTCTGTTAGGGTTGTCATAGCCTCTGCAACTATTTGGTGTAAGGTTAATTCTTgcaaattaacaaaatatcaatCACCATTCTGTATAAGATTACAGTTAATATCTATGATCAGAGGAGTCATACTGATAATTTAGTGTCTTTAAAATGACCGCGAAATACTGATCTCAGAATATTTGAAGTCTCAAATGAATAAGCATTAGCGTGAACAGCACTCACTGATGCAGATGGAAATAAATGCGGTCTATAAAATACTTGATAATATGTCCGGAAGAACAACACATTCTCTTGCTCGTCTATACTGaaaagtgaatgaatatatatgaagtGGAGAAAAGCCATTTGGTGATTACAGGTGCATACCTATTGATCTGCCGACAGAAACACTACAAGAGGTGAACGAACTTTCGAGAAACAACGCAAATTCAGAtataaatcttttattctttgaagagcatttattcatttatgcccAAACGCCGGAGACTGACTTACAAAAACTATTGTTAATCCTGGTAACACTCATAGAATTAATAGTAACTCCTTCCCCCCAACAAGATTTTCCTCATTTTGCTTACACCACCAATTAGCTATTATTGATATATTGTAAGAGTAGGCATTTTTAAGTAAGGTATTTTGGGTTGGGGTCTACGACAGATCAAAAACTGAGTTTTTgcttcttttgtgtgtttttcgaTAACTTTTTGCGATtgtaataaacattttatcaaattccattctattaaaataattctcaaaattattatattctattcACAATTCATATGCATAGGTActctattcatattcattttaatattataccataaatttcaaaattatcacGTAATTTGAAATGTACAATCAAAATCACGCTAGTgttgtgtatttataattattgggAAAAGAGCAACGAAAatatttcgtaaataaaaaacagatcaAAACCTCGAAAGTAGTTACTCCATGAtgtaataaacttgaaaaaatcagtaaaacaaaagtaccactattttttttcattttttttattttattagatttttccatctaaaattatatataaattgtacataTATCTTATTGTTTAAATACAATCTATACATTTCAAATTAAGGTGAAAAGAGATATCTTATTAGCAATAAGAGAACCCTTTATTTCTTATTAAGTGGCAGCTGGTTTATAAATTTAGCTtgcaatattaatatataaaacaaatcaaaatttatCTACTGTGCTGGATTTAAGTAATCAAATAGTCTATACCTTTATGGAAAACATCAGTCCCATGAACAGAAGACCTTTTAGGTACTTTTGCCACGTAAATAGAATTAAATACTGACCAAAGAAATCAATGTTAAATCTTCACTGCAGTGCAACGAAGGCCCAGCGGAGAAAATGTGCCAAAGAGGCTTCCGAGAAGACTCCTTCCTCAGCGCCCTTCTTGCCCTTGGATGGACGTccggggttgagagagagaacaggccTGGTGTGGAACCCTGGACACTGCCTTACCAACTGTGACGACGAATGCTGATGGCACTCCCTGAATTTTAATTACTGCCTCAATGGGATGCCCTGACACAATTAGGGTTTGTGTCCTAATGAAAAGTCAGAAATACAACAAAGAAGCTGCGATAACTTGTGACTTTCAAAGTTTGACACTTATTATAGGCCTACTGATAATCAACACCAAATGGTACAAAGCCTTTAGTTATTCCAATAAAATATGAAAGGCGCACCAAGAGAGCAGTAATGCTTATCACGACAGAAGACTGAGTGGGTGCTTGAACGATTACAAAAATGAGTCATTCCACAGACTGCTCTGGTAAAACAGAGTGTGGCAGGAGAAAATGTAGTGGCAGTAAGTGAATATAGTCcaggaacagaaaagaataaaaaaaaaaaaaaacttaaaaattctgaaagaaaCTGAATCTTTGCTTGGTTAAGTTTGGAGAACCTGGATTGACTAAGAATGAAGAGAAGTTTGTGAGAATGTATCCAAAATGAGGCTTGACTTATTAATCAATCGTTTCCAGAAcagaatattcatgaatatattcgGAA from Macrobrachium rosenbergii isolate ZJJX-2024 chromosome 45, ASM4041242v1, whole genome shotgun sequence includes:
- the LOC136829934 gene encoding bromodomain-containing protein DDB_G0278469-like, which produces MGEEEEEEEEEEEEEEEEEEEEEEEEEEEDQAEKQSNSPKVFKRPTGSGSAHSRGHECSRGKKPKHNVSKAEKSLPLKDPTRETRICSGEDHPLKGRAELLEEAWNGERKRSNNTDETNHFIVSVLKPQLLHGLQGC